A window of Cohnella herbarum contains these coding sequences:
- a CDS encoding ABC transporter substrate-binding protein — MKTGRRSLTLLLVVILTLVVAACGNNKNAASPSATGSASPSASESSTPSPSSEPEATTKKIKDGLDREVEIPTKPEKIVVLGNMGEVLSLGIKPIATNDYYLSKYGTDRLAGVQSIGGDEPDMEKILALQPDLIIIPSYFKPEVLDALHKIAPTIATKWGLLPLEHLSVIAGWLGKEAEEQAWLAQYAEKAAKTKETLKPFNLEGEKAIVLQFWSKAIYQHATTVFTPLFQDIGFVPTEAQAAVKETAAITEEAVVDYAAEAERIFILVDGQADIDTYNALKSTAWKNVPAVKNDKVVLVDSARWNDYSTAAMEWMLEDLVKLIK, encoded by the coding sequence TTGAAAACAGGAAGAAGATCGCTCACGCTACTGCTTGTCGTTATTCTAACGCTCGTCGTTGCCGCATGCGGAAATAATAAAAACGCGGCCAGTCCTTCGGCCACGGGATCGGCATCGCCGTCTGCCAGCGAGAGCAGCACGCCGTCGCCGTCGTCCGAACCGGAAGCGACTACGAAGAAGATTAAGGACGGTCTGGATCGGGAAGTGGAAATTCCGACGAAACCCGAGAAAATCGTCGTACTCGGGAATATGGGAGAAGTGTTGTCGCTCGGGATTAAGCCGATCGCTACGAATGATTATTATTTAAGCAAGTATGGTACGGATCGGTTGGCCGGCGTGCAAAGCATAGGCGGCGACGAGCCCGACATGGAGAAAATTCTCGCGCTGCAGCCGGATTTGATCATCATCCCGAGCTACTTTAAACCGGAAGTGCTGGATGCTTTGCATAAGATCGCTCCGACGATCGCGACCAAGTGGGGATTGCTTCCGCTGGAGCATCTGTCCGTAATAGCCGGTTGGTTGGGCAAAGAAGCGGAAGAGCAAGCATGGCTTGCCCAATACGCCGAGAAAGCGGCTAAGACGAAAGAAACGCTTAAGCCGTTTAACCTGGAAGGCGAGAAAGCGATCGTTCTGCAATTCTGGAGCAAAGCGATCTATCAGCACGCGACGACGGTATTTACGCCGTTGTTCCAGGATATCGGATTCGTTCCGACGGAAGCTCAGGCGGCCGTTAAGGAAACGGCTGCGATTACGGAAGAAGCCGTCGTCGATTATGCGGCGGAAGCTGAACGTATTTTCATCCTTGTGGACGGCCAAGCGGATATCGATACGTATAACGCGCTGAAATCGACCGCGTGGAAAAACGTGCCTGCCGTCAAGAACGATAAAGTCGTGCTTGTCGACAGCGCAAGATGGAACGATTACAGCACCGCGGCAATGGAATGGATGCTTGAAGATTTAGTCAAGCTAATCAAATAA